The genomic segment CAAATCGGTATACTTGAActagatcttggtaataaattgcttcttcaatatccatAGTTGGTTTGAAGTATTTTATTCCCTTTCTGTCATTTTCTGGATAGTTGGTCGAATTATGACATCTTACCCCACATGttcaaaaattacaatttttaaaactttcacTAGCTCGGGTTTGAAGTCTTCTGAAATTTTTCTTTGTTGGTGTACATCCTGTACTTCGAGATGAGTTCGGTGCTTGAGATGTCATGCTGCTTCTTGATGGTCAACTTTTTTGCTCAGGTTTGTAAGATCTAGCATTTTGTCTAGACCATaatgttcttggtttccaaCAATTAATTCCACTTCTTCCCTTTCTGACATAAGGATGAGATCTAAAGCTCTTCATTTTCTGCCTTTGTGGCTTACTTTCAATGATTGTTAGAAGATCGTTTTCTTTACAACATAAGGGTGCACATTTATTAATAACCCTTAAtcggtttaaatttttttgtaatgTTTCATGTGACATAATGCTGCCAATTTTTCTTTAAGAAACGAGGTCCTTCGTGCCAAAATATATGGATTGCCAATGACTTATTCTCTAATTAGCATTTCTCACCAAGGACTTGACACTTTGGAGAAGAAAAGTTGCATTACTATTTTTTCTCCGACCTGAATTtaatctatatttagtgaataacattaTACATTCATACACCAAATATATATCATGTGATTTaagactatacagagcttgaATGTATTGTTTTTTTCTCTATGTCTTGACTATTAAAATATTCTATTTCTATAAATTGTGGCTTAAATAGGGTAGTCATTCTCCCATCTATCTCGTTAAGAAATTCTCGCACTAGGACCGAATCTTTAATTTATGCCGAAGTCATGtcctataaaattttaattgatcCCATCAGACTCATTTCTAGAAGTTTAATAAATTCCTCTTTGTTGAGATTAAGTATTCATGCTTGCGATTCTCATAGCCGATGCCCATTCATCTATGATATCTTCTATGTTTTTTAAATCTAGTACATCAAGATTAAGTATAACCCCGAAAGTATGTATTGGTTCTAAAACAAATTCCCCATAGGATGCTTGGTGCAATAAAAATTGATTTCTCATCGACCTTGTTCCCGCTGAGTGTGCTTCTCCACCTACTTGAAATCTGTTTGAGGTCCTCTCATATTTGTATTATGATATCTCATATTTTCCCTTGGGTGGTTCATGGGAATATGACCAAGTTATTGGGAGAGGTTCACCCTTTGTTGTATCCATATTCAGATATACAATCTTGATATTCGCAAAAGACTCAGCAAGATATTGAAGATCTTCTAAACCCATCATTTCTATAGTTGTCATCAACCTAATTTCTTTTCCGAGAAATTTTCAATCAGATTGATAAATTTTCTTCGTCGGTTAAATTTTTTTGCATTACATTGACATTCCCTCTTTGGTGTAATAAGGGTTCAATACCAGATGATGGTGATAACCTTCCTTCCGATACCTTTTTACTAAAACTTGGTTGTTGTTATAGAGTTTggattcttgtttgaatatcctttaatgttctaataattttttcttgtttttcaagaattttgtCAATTTTATGTGGTAGATAGTATAACTGATTGTCATAATTCTATACCGTCTTTTAGATCTTTCTTAGATCTCCAGAGAGTTTAGAGGAATCCAAGACTATTTTTAGGAACCTATTACTTTGAGTAATGAGTTTAGCTTATAATTCTGATGTGTTCCTCTTTTATCCTGATGTCTAAATTTGGTTAGTCATTCTTTTAAATATTCTGAAGTATTGGATAAATCCTATAAAGATTTATTCTCGAATACATGTTCAGATCCATAATTTTTGCGAAAATATCCCtctcaaacatttaattacatagtaataataacattatatgtTTGAAATAGTTTGACTTCGACTCTGATATCATTTTTAGCCCaataaaacaaataataattGTAAGAGTATTTTTGACATGGTTAGAGAGTTTAAACAGAGTTTTTAAGGTTTAAGGAGTAAATAACAACTTATGTTTTGATTTGGAGATTTATCACCCATAAATCCTTTaagttaaatattaattttaattttaattttaataaataatatgttaATTATAGATTATTAAGaagcatttatttttatttaataaaattcgGAGGTTTTTATTTGTAAGAATCAATGGCGGCTCTGCCTCGCCGGTGAAAATTGAAATGGCATAAGATGGAACCTAATTTTAGGTAtaattaaacttgatttataattttcctggcattgaatttataaaaatttcttaaaatttttatatactTACTAATCGCTTAATTTATACACACAGCCCacaaaatataaatatcaaGCTTATGTCCCCTTTACACGAAGACCGATGGGGCGAGACCATCTGGATGATCAGAGACGGAGTCGGTGGGGATTGATTGGTGCATATCCTCTATCATAAATAGAaatgacaatttttttttttattttgtgtcGAGCTTCGTTTTTGGTtcctaaaaatattttactgGAGGAATTTTTTGGACAATAGAAATTCCATATTTTCACGATAATATGATATTGTTCATTTTGAATTTAAGTTTTTTATGAATTTGCTTTTAAACTTTATTAAAAAGCATCGTATCAATGGAAATATCATTCCATATTATTAACCCATGATTTTCTCCATGTATTTTAAAACGTGGAACTTTGGTTAAATTTTCACCAATCCTCACCCCTTAACAAATGACCAATATTCTTTCCATGGTCCAGACATCCTTTCTTGGGGGTTACTCATCTTCATTGCATCGGGAGCATGCATATTTATTAGGAGCTCTCACCTCTTTCGTTAATTATCCGAAGATTCCACCCACATGACTCGATCTAGACCatgactctgataccaattgttgtgGCTTGGAAAAATCACATATCTCCATAATTATATGATATTGTCTATTTTTGTTCTCATGAATTTACTTTTGATTTTTATCAAATAGACTTCGTATCAATAGATATATCATTCCATTTTATTAACTTacgatttttttattatattttttatatgttatttTGAATGCAACATCaacataattatatttaattagaaatatatatataatccactatacaatacatatatactggTATATCCCAGTTTATTTATCATGTAAAACGAGACCGACACATCCCATCGCATACATCGTACATGTTTGCAGCCACGTCATCGAATCCCACTGGCTATATATATTCATCTTTCGGATGTAAAAATTTCACATCACAGAACAAAATTCCCCGCAGAAATTTGATAGAACCGAGGATACATATATACTGATTGTCACCAATATTATACATGTCTTCCCTGAAAATAGCAGCAGCGATTCACCCGCCGGTGGCCGTGGCGGTGAGAGAGTACGACGAAAGGCGAGATAAGGAGGCGGTGGAGGAGCTGGAGCGGCGGTGCGAGGTGGGGCAGCCGGGAAAACCGGCCCTTGTCACTGACCTCATGGGCGACCCTGTAGCTAGAGTCAGGAACTTCTCGTCACACATTATGTTGGTAGGAATGAGAACTACAATATTTATACaacatatttcattttttaCTCTTCAAAATTAGTATATATATTTCTTATCAGTAGGTTGGAGTTCGTTATAATTGAACTTGGACTCGAGAAATCGTTCTAAATTCATGACATTGATATCAGAAAAACTATACGTTATCAACCAATTACTAGTAACGATATTCTTGTAAAATGTATAGGTGGCGGAACATGGAAATGGAAGAGAAATCGTGGGTGTAATTAGGGGCTGCATTAAAACCGTAACAAGTGGAAAATTAAGGTCGAATGAATCTCCAATCTATGTTAAATTGGCCTATATTCTTGGACTCAGGGTGTCATCTTCCCACAGGTTCGTCCATCTATAATTTCagcatatatatatgtgtatgtatatgtgtgtgtgtatatttgAGGGAATATGAGATATATATTTTCGTCAACAGAAAATATCTTTGTACTTTTCAGtattaatacaataatataataGTCTTATTTTATGGTGAGTCGATGCAACCTGTCCCCTTGGTTATGTCTCCATCTgttcttttattattttgtgCAATAATTATTCCATTCGATGCACCAAAAACTAATCATTTTTGTCAAAGAACATATTCCGTACAGTTTTAGATTGCATGATATGTCCCATTTGACAAATTAATTAACAATATCctctactttttttttaaaaaaaaaaaactcgatTTGTAGACTCCACGTTGCGAATTCCAtaactttattattattattattattttaatcaatTTTTGATTTTGTCCTAATGGGGTTCTTGATTTTACTTCAGGCGATTTGGCATTGCAACAAAACTTGTTCAAGAATTGGAGGGGTGGTGTAAACAAAATGGTGCAGAATATGCATACATGGCTACAGAATGTAGCAACAAGCCCTCCTTAAGTTTGTTCACCCAAAAAAACAATTATGTGAAATTCCGAAATCCCACGGTTCTGGTGCAACCAGTTCACGGGCATTATAAATTATTACCATCAGATATAACTATTGTTCGTGTTCCTCCAAATTTAGCCGAGACAATGTATCATGCTCTATTCTCAAACTCGGAGTTCTTTCCTAAAGATATTGATGTGCTACTTCACAACAAGCTCAATCTAGGAACTTTCATCGCCTTCCCGAAGAGGGATATCTCGAATTGGAACCCTAAGAAGGGCGATTTGCCATCATCATTTTCCATTTGTAGCATATGGAACACCAAGGAAGTCTTTAGGTTGCAGCTTAAGGGAGTTTCAGCTCTAACACATGCAGTTTGCATGGGTACTAGGGTTGTCGACTCAATGTTCCCATGGTTGAAGATACCCTCGATACCAAACGTTTTCAAGAATTTCGGGTTCTACTTCTTGTACGGGCTTCACATGGAAGGCGAGGATGGTCCGCGACTCATGAAAACTTTGTGCAAATTCGTGCACAACATGGCAAGAAACGACCGTGGTTGTAGGGTGGTGGTGGCCGAGGTAGGGCAAATGGATCCAGTGAGAGAGGCCATTCCCCATTGGAGAAAATTCTCATGGGACGAGGATATTTGGTGTGTAAAGAAACTTCAAGAAGATTTTAACAACAAAAACTGTGACGATCATTGGTTGAAATCATCTTCTATATCACATTCCAAGATTATATTTGTTGATCCTCGTGATCTTTGATTCAATAGTTACAAGTTTTTCTACCCATGTAATTTCTTGCCTTCTTACGTTAAATACCATCATATCTTAAATATAAGATGACAAGTCTAGTCACCATCTCAAAGAACTTGGGgatttatcaaaaattaaaatcgTAGAATCGAAAACATCAATAAAAACTATGATAACGATGTAACTCAAATCTGttaatatatataacaataGCATCACACGCTAGCTGGGTTATCCCAAGTCAGCGGGAAAGCTGGGCTAGGTGTTCTTCCCTGAGCTCAGAAAGGAGCTGTTCGCCTCGAGGCTGTACTATTCTCCTTTCCTGTGTCAAGTTTGAGGGGGTACGAGCGACCAGACTTAACATAAAtacaaatatcatatttttattttaggtGAAATTGCATCGTATTGAAAAATATGAAAGCGCTTTGTGATTATCATCTCTAGTCATAATCACAAATAAATTGCCCTTTGATGATTGTATAAGTTAAAAAGTTAGAATGATCCAATCTTGTAACTGAATGTCACATCTTGATCAAGTCAACCACATATATTCTTGATgattgaaataattaactttacaCTAGGATATTCTACGACCACTATAGTTTGCCCAGACAAAAAAAAGGGAGACAAAAGTAGACATCTtcccattaattttttttttttgttttttttttgtcccTCCACAATCCataaaatattgaatatttCCTATCATGTCATTTATATTAGATTATCATTATCTCGCACCActcaaagtttaaaattttcaaagaaatttTAGTTTTGACAATCAAGATATTCTTATGCATTGCGTGATTCAAATTCAAGCATAAGACGCTTAGAGTTGTTATTAGGTATGGGCAATCGGTCCAAACCAAAGTGAACAAATCGAAACGCCAAAACTGAATAAACTATTTTTTCTACCAACCAAACTGATCGATTTTAGCCATTAAAATTGACTAAACTAAACAGATAAAATATCGGTTATTTCGGTTATTTTTCGGTGGATAACCAAAATAACctatattttttaagaaaatattttttaaaaaaaattttcacttctcatttaattttattaaattcaaacaatcaagaaaataaaataataagctgtggaataattattatgatttacgacttataataataaaatcagaTTTTTTGTTTAAAGCACAATACTTTGTTTTAAAGATATATTTAAAGtacaatacaaaaaataaaaattgtaaaaGGCCAGTcccaataataattatatatataatatcggTTTAATTAGTTTAACCGattttttacatttttaaaccgagacaattttttttaaaaaaaaccgatTGACTGAACCAAAATTCCGATTTTTTAcatgataaatgatttttaaaatcatGCATGGTTGCATAAATTTTGTTATGCTAAAAGattatatgctttagaatttttacgaatgttacgatatgaaataaagACTATATGATTCTATGCATGATgactttgtggtggaattggacatgtttaagaatttgGTTAATGGACCTTAAGATAGGTTGAAAATGATtggactatattaatttttggtaTTTAATATTAATGTTCTACTTCTTGGGTCAAAAGTTAATCGCTGAAGATTCTGAATGCTTTATGGGACATGTAggtttctaagaaaatactgattattcgtggttattagttgaattaatttttggaattacacgtaaggattaatgattcgaagactgcgaTAATCATtagaagtaagaaaatgtataatttgggatGTTAGGTTTCGATGGAAAGGTATTATCGATTGtgtgaattgattttgggttaataagcttaaaattattgaaaattatGTCATAGGAAACCTGTAGAGgggaattaagaatgccaaaaacttatgaGTTAGTTGTAggattttcaaaattaaggatcaattatATAATTCTTGAGGAAATtaggaatttattttgcaactgtcaagaaatttggggactagtttagcaataagggagaattgaatggtttaaataatagaaattttcAATGATTTAGACTTGAAAGATTATTTATAACCTTGGAATATTTTGGTTATAACGTTATagggaatgttaatcaagggtatTGTAGGTTggatcgatattaggcttgaaaatttaagcttTAGTAGGTGTGTTTGGGATCATAATGTGGAAGTATGATAGGTTGTTGAACATTTGTGATATAATATAAGGAAATtaatatacgataagtgtggtcatccattttgaatattaagaattgtaagaaaagtcgAAATTCAAGATTATAGAAAAATGGAACTAGGTCACCATGGGTCATTATAAGTTGAGATTCGCAAACAAGGATTTAAAAGGTAGATTTAATTGGGACTGAGGAGATATAAGGACACACTGAGACTTAATTTTTATCAAAGTAAcacagcggaagcgtggattattgggatactagaattaagagtctaaacttttgacTATCTGGGTAAGCAaatttcgaagacgaaatttaatttaaggggggagattgTAGCAtcccgaaaattcgaaggtccacatgaaccacatgcatgtaagAATATCaacttcttatgtattttaattgcttaaatggATTATGTGGgatatatttatatgattttatagtAGTTGTCCACTTGAATGCAttaaaactgtattttaaaaggttattcgagttgcaatcgaggaacatagaccgagggctgaaaaatagaaaatgtttttattattcaattgtttttaattatttaaaataagagttatgctttttcttatttttgaaaataaagaattttgatgtgattttatacgccgggacgtaatttttattggtatacaattttcataaaaaatacgaacgtttcgacaacccggctaataatttcacaaactttattaaacaaaataattttattaagcactAATAGGCTTATTGGACCTAGATAACCTTGTTAATAGGCATAAGCTgccattaatattttatttagtatttaaagtgcaaaCTCACTCCATAATTATTCATAACTCACGCTCCCTCACCCAACAAATTCAAGGACtcttttttctctcaaactcaCGGCACGCACAAGAAAAACAAGGAGAAAGTTTCGAAAGTTGTCAAGGAAATTCAGCCAACGTcccctcgtcgtcgttctttcATTTGTCCACGATAATTCGTGCGTTATACTCGCAAAAGCACGTCATATTctttcctttactcatcatcacaccatattatgtatttattcATGAATTGTATGAAAATCAAGTGacaatttttatgtattttcgttttttcacaacacatgaatttttgaagcttgttttgatccaaaaacttgatgtatatgttcatgaaggggctgccatgattagggaacGTTTAAGGGGTGTTTTTACACGATTTATAGAGTCCTAGGAAGCACGAAAACGCTGCACACGATAATTGATTAAGCTGGAACCGAATTTGCATGATATTGGTGTCAAGCACATCaacattaagtatttagccatacgagaacgtgttaaagataagaagttacttattgagcacattagcactgaattgatgattgcaGATCCTTTTGACTAAAGGcatgccaccattgaaattCAAGGATCATACAGATAGAATGTTATTTGGTtcctttatgtaattttgttgtaagaacaaatttaatgaaactatgatgtgatattttctTATACTTGTTGTGTACACATTCATTGATTTGAGAtatatcaataaagttggacctcgaataaacataaggtttattcattaagttatacaGTTTGAGATACATAATGCATTGtgatacatggaagataatacACGTTTCTAGAGGACCTATCACCATGATTCATGTGTTTTGTTTTCTCTtatggtaaatgagatatatgggTCAAGTGTGAGAATGTAAGAAAAATGACCCATATCAATCAGAAGAAGGAAAGACGTGTAGGAAATGGTGACGGCCATTGCCTACAACTTTTGACAAAAATGATACATGCATCGTCTCAACTTTAGAAATTGAGATGTGTACACGTTTCTTCTTTTGAATCTCGACTCTCGATACACTCATCgagaaacgcctataaataagggtgattgaggtccctaagtaCACacatcaaaaaatatatatatatatatacacacacacacaatctaTCGAGAGCGTGAAGTGCTTAGAAGGCATCAATCGAAGAAAAAGTAgagaaataaaaattttcaatggccggaggtaacaATCGATTTGCTTCCGCTTATTATATATCATGTATATATACACGTAGAAACATcatttttga from the Primulina tabacum isolate GXHZ01 chromosome 16, ASM2559414v2, whole genome shotgun sequence genome contains:
- the LOC142529397 gene encoding putative N-acetyltransferase HLS1, which encodes MSSLKIAAAIHPPVAVAVREYDERRDKEAVEELERRCEVGQPGKPALVTDLMGDPVARVRNFSSHIMLVAEHGNGREIVGVIRGCIKTVTSGKLRSNESPIYVKLAYILGLRVSSSHRRFGIATKLVQELEGWCKQNGAEYAYMATECSNKPSLSLFTQKNNYVKFRNPTVLVQPVHGHYKLLPSDITIVRVPPNLAETMYHALFSNSEFFPKDIDVLLHNKLNLGTFIAFPKRDISNWNPKKGDLPSSFSICSIWNTKEVFRLQLKGVSALTHAVCMGTRVVDSMFPWLKIPSIPNVFKNFGFYFLYGLHMEGEDGPRLMKTLCKFVHNMARNDRGCRVVVAEVGQMDPVREAIPHWRKFSWDEDIWCVKKLQEDFNNKNCDDHWLKSSSISHSKIIFVDPRDL